In Candidatus Omnitrophota bacterium, the following are encoded in one genomic region:
- a CDS encoding dockerin type I domain-containing protein has translation MRIGKFGFLIGLFASASWAGGPLSVYNGSPVTWKPNGKTLLYQVDQGAMGPLSNYQAINLIQTAFQKWSRVDTSTLAFDKAKDVLSEDVTSKNYNRIVNSLPSDANPIIFDDDGSIIDLLMGSGSKTNILGLTSTSINNSDIVKAQIVFNGYYFEREHYSQTKIQATFLHEVGHVFGLDHSQYSRHLAQDGIGSNDGTISVLYPTTTDDDSQRQELSFDDKIAVSNLYPTIYHKNSTGSIRGTVKRGSTELPGVNIIARDANDPVSRIATTVSGTYNNRGAYEIAGLPPGKYEVMAEAVDSYFKGTSSVGQHAEQSNSPSFRNPIKAQYYSSGGAARSAETIVEVKSLNYTSGIDISVEQASLPSDENYTYLMGLNSKTVGGAKAGYYAPYKFLLAPSGSEGSVNIVFDFDQNSKYTIDIARELSNGGFKTFTVKDTALQKIVTLSQQGDVPLEKTRYFISIGNRGSYDFTFTISSRIATPIPSTPTPQPTNTPTPTLTPSLTPSSTRTPTSTPKPTFTRTPTHTPISVSTPTAVYTPTPTSTPTASVTPTPTDAPTPAPLCGDVNGDGKIGIEDVIYILRLSIDLPVEVPPGVTMEEMRWTADVNGDGKIMANDAILIYRKIADPNLNLGCR, from the coding sequence ATGCGAATTGGAAAATTCGGGTTCCTTATAGGATTATTCGCTTCCGCCTCATGGGCGGGAGGCCCGCTTTCGGTTTACAATGGATCGCCGGTAACCTGGAAGCCCAATGGAAAAACGCTTCTCTATCAGGTGGATCAAGGCGCCATGGGTCCGCTGTCCAATTACCAGGCCATAAATCTTATACAAACCGCCTTTCAAAAATGGAGCCGCGTCGATACATCCACGCTCGCCTTCGATAAAGCCAAAGACGTCCTTTCCGAAGACGTCACTTCCAAAAATTACAATCGCATCGTCAATAGCCTCCCCAGCGACGCCAATCCCATCATCTTCGACGACGACGGTTCGATCATCGATCTGCTCATGGGTTCAGGTTCGAAAACGAATATTTTAGGGCTTACTTCCACATCGATAAACAATAGCGATATCGTCAAGGCGCAAATCGTCTTCAACGGATATTATTTCGAGCGGGAACATTACTCCCAAACCAAAATCCAGGCCACCTTTCTTCACGAAGTCGGCCATGTCTTCGGATTGGATCATTCGCAATACTCGCGGCATCTTGCGCAAGACGGAATCGGCTCGAACGACGGAACGATATCCGTCCTTTATCCCACCACGACCGACGACGACAGCCAACGGCAGGAGCTTTCCTTCGACGACAAGATCGCCGTTTCCAACCTCTATCCTACGATCTATCACAAGAATTCCACCGGCAGCATTCGCGGAACCGTAAAGCGAGGTTCGACGGAACTGCCGGGCGTCAATATTATCGCCCGCGACGCAAACGATCCCGTGAGCCGCATCGCCACCACGGTTTCGGGAACCTACAATAACCGGGGAGCTTACGAAATCGCCGGATTGCCTCCAGGAAAATACGAAGTAATGGCGGAAGCGGTCGATTCCTATTTCAAAGGCACGTCCAGCGTAGGACAACACGCCGAACAATCGAACAGCCCCTCTTTCAGAAACCCGATCAAAGCCCAGTATTATTCCAGCGGCGGCGCAGCCCGTAGCGCGGAGACGATCGTCGAAGTGAAAAGTTTGAACTATACCTCGGGCATCGATATCTCCGTGGAACAAGCCAGTTTGCCGAGCGACGAAAACTATACGTACTTGATGGGATTGAATTCCAAAACTGTGGGCGGGGCCAAAGCGGGATATTATGCCCCCTATAAATTCCTCCTGGCGCCTTCGGGATCGGAGGGAAGCGTCAATATCGTCTTCGATTTCGACCAAAATTCCAAATACACTATTGATATTGCAAGAGAACTTAGCAATGGCGGATTCAAAACGTTTACCGTCAAAGATACGGCTCTCCAAAAGATCGTAACGCTAAGCCAACAAGGCGATGTTCCTTTGGAAAAAACTCGCTATTTCATCTCCATCGGCAATCGCGGCTCTTACGATTTTACTTTCACCATCTCCAGCCGAATCGCAACGCCAATACCCTCGACGCCCACGCCGCAACCGACGAACACGCCCACCCCCACGCTGACTCCATCGCTCACGCCTTCGTCCACCCGCACGCCGACATCCACGCCTAAGCCGACGTTTACACGCACGCCAACCCATACTCCCATTTCAGTCAGTACGCCTACAGCCGTCTACACTCCCACGCCGACGAGTACGCCTACGGCATCCGTCACCCCCACGCCGACGGATGCGCCCACGCCCGCCCCTCTCTGCGGCGATGTAAACGGCGACGGGAAAATCGGGATAGAAGACGTAATTTACATCCTACGCTTGAGTATCGATCTGCCCGTCGAGGTTCCTCCCGGTGTGACGATGGAAGAAATGCGCTGGACTGCCGACGTCAACGGGGATGGGAAGATCATGGCCAACGACGCCATTCTCATCTACCGCAAAATCGCCGATCCCAACCTGAATTTAGGCTGCCGGTAA
- a CDS encoding zf-HC2 domain-containing protein: MTMVERSCPYNHERLTSYASGNLSHAERSDVEHHLAICAECRQELNEFQKTWLALDLWQEESAPAAPCLQDLRFRIAAAKQSQSSWNKVRNSLRLPQGLFRLAPAMTLAGVMGAVFLYPWVQQTQMAVVQNDVPESRYSSELINMAAEALTRADIKQNDRQIAQNNENALSETDLEDQFNDALNSRQYQQERNRMLTSARPIGRLDTLSFTNVGYRPTAAIIPAHENSDAVRPTALYQTNNDQSIRLGD, from the coding sequence ATGACGATGGTAGAACGAAGCTGCCCCTATAACCATGAAAGATTGACCTCCTATGCGTCGGGAAATCTTTCCCACGCCGAACGCTCCGATGTGGAACATCATTTGGCCATTTGCGCCGAATGCCGTCAGGAGTTGAATGAATTTCAAAAAACCTGGCTGGCGTTGGATCTTTGGCAAGAAGAATCCGCTCCCGCCGCTCCTTGTTTGCAGGATTTGCGCTTCCGCATCGCCGCCGCCAAACAGAGCCAATCCTCCTGGAATAAAGTGCGTAATTCCTTGCGCCTTCCCCAAGGACTATTCCGCCTCGCTCCTGCGATGACGTTAGCCGGCGTCATGGGCGCTGTGTTTCTCTACCCCTGGGTCCAACAAACCCAAATGGCTGTAGTGCAAAACGACGTCCCGGAAAGCCGCTACTCCAGCGAATTGATCAACATGGCCGCCGAAGCCCTCACTCGCGCCGATATCAAACAGAACGATCGACAGATAGCGCAGAATAACGAAAACGCCCTCTCCGAGACCGATCTTGAAGATCAATTCAATGACGCCCTCAATAGCAGGCAATATCAACAAGAACGAAATAGGATGCTGACAAGCGCCCGCCCCATTGGCCGCCTGGACACCCTTTCCTTCACCAACGTAGGTTATCGCCCCACCGCCGCCATCATTCCCGCCCACGAAAACAGCGACGCCGTAAGACCTACCGCCCTTTACCAGACGAATAACGACCAATCCATCCGCCTCGGCGACTGA
- a CDS encoding RNA polymerase sigma factor produces MVRASMSVLGSVVDSAIAAGAIKADVWPSRWERGAEGGCKAEDGAQTMKWDSDATDEQLMLACQRGRDDALDALYQRHYRPVLMFIIRTIQDRHLAEDLVQETFLRIYNNRQSWKPRSKFTSWLYRIARNLCIDEKRRYWNRMVHSDSQMKESDDNGGSSFLDRVEDAAGDARDVFAVKIDEETIKKAINCLSEEQREVIILNKFQGMSYIEIAEILDTTPDSIKQRAYRAHLKLRQILEPMLREYA; encoded by the coding sequence GTGGTAAGAGCGTCCATGAGCGTATTGGGAAGCGTAGTCGACTCGGCCATCGCGGCAGGCGCGATCAAAGCCGATGTCTGGCCAAGCCGATGGGAAAGAGGGGCTGAGGGCGGCTGCAAAGCCGAAGATGGCGCCCAAACTATGAAGTGGGATTCAGATGCGACGGATGAGCAACTGATGCTGGCTTGCCAACGGGGAAGAGACGACGCGCTTGATGCTCTCTACCAACGTCACTACCGCCCTGTTTTGATGTTCATTATCCGCACCATACAAGATCGCCACCTGGCGGAAGATCTCGTCCAGGAAACCTTTCTGCGCATCTACAACAATCGGCAATCCTGGAAGCCGCGCTCCAAGTTCACTTCCTGGCTCTACCGCATTGCCAGAAACCTCTGCATCGACGAGAAAAGACGCTACTGGAACCGTATGGTGCATTCCGATTCCCAAATGAAGGAAAGCGATGACAACGGCGGCAGCTCCTTTCTCGACCGGGTGGAAGACGCAGCCGGCGACGCCCGCGACGTATTCGCCGTAAAAATCGACGAAGAAACCATAAAAAAAGCGATCAATTGTCTATCGGAAGAACAACGGGAAGTTATAATATTGAATAAATTTCAAGGGATGTCTTACATCGAAATCGCAGAGATACTGGATACGACTCCGGATTCCATCAAACAGCGCGCCTACCGGGCGCATTTGAAATTGCGGCAAATTCTGGAACCGATGTTGCGGGAATATGCGTGA
- a CDS encoding formylglycine-generating enzyme family protein, giving the protein MRIQRSIRQYRIVGALLLVFFILSCAMTPEQSAKTKAATAEFTVDLPNLPQGAVPLRLVRISPGSFLMGSPESEAGREANEGPQHRVMISKDFYLGAYEITQAQWKALMGNNPSTDAGRDFPVNKVSWDDCQHFIRQLNSLKTGGCFRLPTEAEFEYAARAGTQTASYLGNDVSDEDWEKYAWFRNNSDGELHSVGQLKPNPLGLYDLFGNVWEWCQDWYGPYSPDPQIDPIGMDWGEEKVMRGSSWMGRPEYLRSADRGKFPPDSQRNTGGLRIAWSE; this is encoded by the coding sequence ATGAGGATTCAACGATCGATCCGCCAATACCGCATCGTAGGCGCGCTCCTGCTTGTTTTTTTTATTCTATCCTGCGCCATGACGCCGGAACAATCCGCCAAGACAAAAGCCGCCACCGCCGAATTTACGGTCGATTTGCCCAATCTTCCCCAAGGCGCCGTTCCCCTGCGCCTCGTCCGCATCTCCCCCGGTTCCTTCCTCATGGGCAGCCCGGAATCGGAAGCAGGACGCGAAGCGAACGAAGGCCCCCAACATCGCGTAATGATTTCCAAGGATTTCTATTTAGGCGCTTACGAAATCACCCAAGCGCAATGGAAGGCATTGATGGGCAACAATCCCTCTACGGACGCCGGCCGCGATTTTCCCGTCAATAAAGTCAGCTGGGACGACTGCCAACACTTCATCCGCCAACTCAATTCGCTTAAAACAGGCGGATGCTTCCGGCTGCCTACCGAAGCCGAATTTGAATACGCCGCCCGCGCCGGTACGCAAACCGCTTCTTATCTGGGCAATGACGTTTCCGATGAGGATTGGGAAAAATACGCCTGGTTCCGCAACAATTCCGACGGCGAATTGCACTCCGTAGGCCAATTGAAGCCCAATCCATTGGGATTGTACGATCTGTTCGGCAACGTATGGGAATGGTGTCAAGATTGGTACGGCCCCTATTCGCCGGATCCGCAGATCGATCCGATCGGTATGGATTGGGGCGAGGAAAAAGTCATGCGCGGCTCTTCCTGGATGGGACGTCCGGAATATCTGCGCAGCGCCGACAGAGGCAAGTTTCCCCCCGATTCCCAGCGCAACACCGGAGGCTTGCGCATCGCCTGGTCGGAGTAG
- a CDS encoding redox-sensing transcriptional repressor Rex, protein MNSGEHPPILSEAALIRMSRYLNVLQEFHHKGIPQISTRKLADLLGVNPAVVKQDFLPLKVRGQTGVGYEVAVLLETIREVFLSRGSLSFAIVGFGNIGQAVANYMGFENQGFKMKAIFDVNPKFYNYSVRDIHVNDAEKMVQICRDLAIDIGVVCVPAPAAQDVVERLVEGGVKGIWNFAPTELVVPEGVILVHEHLTRGLLTLSYHIAQRLRGETMIVESAPPPEE, encoded by the coding sequence ATGAATTCTGGCGAACATCCACCAATTTTAAGCGAAGCCGCTTTGATCCGCATGTCGAGATACCTGAATGTTCTTCAGGAATTCCACCACAAGGGCATTCCTCAAATCTCGACGCGCAAGCTGGCCGATCTTTTGGGCGTCAATCCCGCCGTAGTCAAACAAGACTTTCTGCCCTTGAAAGTTCGCGGGCAGACCGGCGTCGGATATGAGGTCGCGGTTTTGCTGGAAACCATTCGGGAAGTTTTTCTTTCCCGCGGATCGCTCTCTTTCGCGATCGTGGGTTTCGGCAATATCGGCCAAGCAGTGGCCAATTACATGGGATTCGAAAATCAGGGCTTCAAGATGAAGGCGATTTTCGACGTCAATCCCAAATTCTACAATTACTCCGTGCGCGATATTCACGTCAACGACGCCGAAAAGATGGTGCAAATCTGCCGGGATCTGGCGATCGACATCGGCGTGGTTTGCGTTCCCGCTCCCGCCGCTCAGGATGTCGTCGAACGTCTAGTGGAAGGGGGCGTCAAGGGAATTTGGAATTTCGCTCCGACGGAATTGGTCGTTCCCGAAGGCGTGATCCTGGTGCACGAACATCTTACGCGGGGATTGCTTACCCTATCTTACCATATCGCGCAAAGACTTCGCGGAGAAACGATGATCGTCGAAAGCGCACCGCCGCCGGAGGAATAA